In Polyangiaceae bacterium, the genomic window CGGGCCCGGGCCGCCACCGTGTTCGCGAGCCCCGTGCTCGACGAGACGGAGGTCGTGGCCCGGCTCGCCACCCGGGCCTTGCACCGGGATCACCCGGACAGCAAGGTGAGCTACGGCGCCCTCTGGACCGGCCAGGCCTGGCAGGACGAGGCCACGCACGGCGCGGTGAGCGCGGCGGTGGAGACGGTGGTGAAGAAGGTGGGCAGCATGTTCCACGTCCACCGCAGCGAGCCCTTCGAGGCCACGGCCTCGATCGCCGCGGTCGCCGCGCAGCTCTGGGCGCGCCACGAGCGCGTGGTGCTGGTGCTCGACGGCATCGAGGCCTTCAGCGCATCGGTGGGCGGCGACGCGACGCGCGCCGGACATGCGAACTCCAGCCTGGAGAACCGCGTGAGCGAGGTCGCGCTCGAGCTCCGCCGCATCGCCGAGGGCGGTTGCGCCGTGCTGGTCACCGCTCAGGCTCGGCACATGGAGCTGGTGGCGCCGGCAGCCACCATCAGCGCCGAGCTCCGCGGCGTGGATACCTCGGGGTCGCCGCTGAACGAGCGCCAGCTCACGCTCGGCGCGCGTCCGGTCGAGCTGGTGGTGAAGAAGAACCACACCGGTCCGACGGGAATCGTGCCGCTGCGCTTCGTCGCCGGCGCTGCGACGTTCGAAGAGCGCGCCCCGTGAAGGTGCAGCTGATCCACGGCCTCGAGGGCAGCCCCACCGGCGCCAAGGCGAAGTACCTCGGGCGCCACTTCGAGCTCAGGGCACCTGGGATGGACACCGGAGACTTCGAGGGCGCGGTCGCGACGCAGGCCGCCGCTGTGCAGGAGCACCGACCAGAAGTGCTGGTGGGCTCGTCGTTCGGCGGGGCGGTGGCGCTGGCGCTCATGCAGCGCGGGCTTTGGCGGGGGCCTACCCTCTTGCTCGCGCCGGCGGTCGGGCACTTCGGCGTCGAGGGCCGGATCCCGGACGGTGTTCGCGTGACCCTGGTGCACGGTACGCGCGACGAGATCTGCCCCATCGAGTGGAGCCGCGCGCTCGCCCGGACGGGTAGCCCGGCGCTGGTCCGGCTGGTCGAGGTGGACGACGAGCACCGTCTCGGATCGCTGCTCGAGGGCGATGCTCTCGCGGATTTCGTGCGGGCCCTGGGAGCTGGGAGCGATCGCGGCTAAGCTCGCGGGTATGGATTGGCGCGTCTTGGCACTGGTCGGGGCCGGTGCGGCGTTCTTCGCCTGCGGTTCCGAGGCGGACGAAGCCCCCGGCTCCGGCGGGTCGGGTGGCAGCTCCGGCAGCGGCGGGCTCGTCGGCTTCGGCTCGACGTCGGGCAGCGGCGGCGGCCTGAACGACACCGGCGTCAACGACGCCATCGATCCGGACGGCGGCTGCTTCTACACCTCCGAGCAAGGGACCAGCACGCCGCTCCACCTGTTCATCGCCATGGACAAGTCGAGCAGCATGCTCGGCTTCAAGTGGGATGCGGCGAAGGCGGGGCTCACCGCGTTCGTCAAGGACCAAGCCTCCGCCGGCGTGTACGTCGGCCTGAAGTTCTTCCCGCGCGCGCCGGACGCGACGCCCGCCTGCGATCAGCAGGCGTATTCGATCACCGATACGCCGTTCGCGATCCTGCCGGGCAACGCCAGCGCGATCGAGGCTGCCCTCGCAGCGGCGACGCCCGACGGGCTGAGCACTCCGGTCTACCCGGCGCTCGGCGGCGCCATCCTGAAGGGCATCGAGCTCGCGCAGAACAACCCGGGCCACACCTCCGCGGTGCTCCTGGTGACGGACGGCGTGCCCCAGGGCCCGGCGGCCACCTGCCAGGGCGTCGATCCGACGCTGACCTCCGAGATCGCCAAGCTGGCGGCCACGGGCCTCGCCTTCAACCCGCCGGTCTCGACCTACGTGATCGGTCTGCCCGGGGTGGATCAGGCCTTCGCGAACGCCGTGGCGCAAGCCGGCGGCAGCACGAGCGCGATCCTGGTCTCGAACACCAACGTGCAGAAGGAGTTCCAGGACGCGCTGGCCAAGGTGCGCGGGCAGGCGCTGCCCTGCGAGTACGAGATCCCGGAGAAGGTGCAGAAGGGCGAGATCGCCTACAACATGGTCAACGTCGTGCTGACCCCCGGCAGTGGCAGCTCGCAGAAATTGTTCCAGACCCAGGACTGCAACGCCGGCGGCGACTGGTACTACACGAGCACGACCCCGAAGAAGATCGTGCTCTGCCCGAGCACCTGCGCGAAGGTGAAGCAGGACTACACGGCGAAGATCGAGGTTCAGCTCGGCTGCATCACGCGCGTGAAATGAGCGGCTACCGCGAGCGGCGCGATCCCCGAGAGATCGCCCTCGAGCTCCTCCAAGAGGCCCACGCGCGCGAAGCACGAGCGCTGGCGGACAAGCACCACGCAGAGGTCGGCCTCGTCCGCGCCCAGGCCTCGAGGGAGGCGGCGTCACAGAAGCTCGGCGCGCACGTGAACCTGGTGCGGCACCTGGAGGCGCTCGGGAAGGTGCAGGAGCGCCAGGATCCGGAGGCGAGGCGAGCGGACGTCGAGCGCATCGAGGCCGAGCGCGCCGCGTTCCTCCGGGAGCGTGGCGTGGATCCGGGTCCCGCGCTGACGGAGCCGAGGACGGTCGACGTGCGCGCGGAGCTCGATGCCGCGCGAGCCGGCGTCGAGGGCGCGGGAGAAGAGATCCGCGCCGCCGACGCGCAGATCGCAGGGGCGCGGCGCGCGCTCGAGCAGGCCCTCGAGGCGCTCGGGCAGGCGTCTCGCGCGCGTCTCGCCGCCGAGGCGGAGCTCGCCAAGCTCAGGCTCGACTTCTCGCCGTCTTGACACGAGCAGATCGCGATCTGCCACTGAGGTCGAGACCCACGAGAATGCCGGCGAGGCCGGCGCACTCCGTCGTCAGGTGGAGGTATTCGCCGAGCGCTTCCTGAGCGGGTCTCGACGAGTACTAAGAAGCAGGAGCGCGGCCGCAAACGCGGGGCGCGAAAGCGCGAAACCCGAGTCAGGTGCAGCGACGGCGGAGGCCCCAGAGACCGGCGACCGCCAGCGACAGCCAGCCCCATGGAGTCGTTCCGCTGGGAGCCGCAGCCCGGCAGTCGCAGCCGCCGGCGGCGCGGAGCTCGGGCGCCTTGGGTTTGTCGGTGATCGCCAGGGTGACCTGCGCAGAGTTGTCGTCGGTCGTGGACTCGCAGCCCAGGTCGCCCTCGAGGCTGGCGCTGGCCACGACGGACGGTTTGTCGGCAGCCCCGCGCACCACCGCGCTCACGCTGACGCTCGCACCGGCGGCGATCTCACCGAGATCGCAGTCGAGCGCCTCGCCCGTGGCGCAGGAGCCGGCGCTCGCGCTGGCCGACACCAGGCTGGCGTCGCTGACGCTGCCGGAGAGCTTCACGCTGGGCGCAGGCTCGGCGCCGGTGTTCGTGACGGTGAACGAAATCTCCGCGGTCTCTCCCGCGGTGACGCCCTCGCCGGCGCTGGCCGCGAGGGTCAGGTTTCCGGGCGCGCCTGGCGTCAGGCTCACCACCTGGAAGCGCGAGCCCTGGACGTTGGTGTGGTGCAGGAGCAGGAGATCGAGCGGTCCCTGGCCCGCGCGGCCCTCCGGCGAGACGTTCACCTTCACCGGCCCGGGCCCGATGAACAGCGGCAGGCCGTCCTTGCCGTGCGGAGCGGCGTCGAGCAGCGGCTTCTTGGCGTCGAAGGTGGCCCAGCCCGTCTCCTCGCCGACCAGGAGCTTCGCCGGGTTCTCGCTGCCCGCGAAATAGGAGAACGCCGCGCTGTCCTCCGTCAATCCGAGGTCGCTGAGCAGCGCGGTGAACACCAGCACGGAGTTGTTGAACGGGTGCGTCTGAGCGACGTCCGGCGTGACCAGGTTGAGCGGCAGGCGGCGCAGGCGCTGCTCGCTGCCCTTCTTGTAGGTCGCGGAGGCGAGGGCGTCGCGGTATCCGAACTGCTTGTTGCGCGGCTCGGCGCGCACCTCGTAGTCGGAGCTGCCGTCGTTGTCGGAGTCGATCTCGACGTTGACGACGCTGAGCGGTCCGCGAGCGGGCGTGGTCCATTGACCGGTCACCGCCACCGCGAAGAAGACCTGCGCGTCGTCGAAGCTCGCGGCCGTCGCCAGATCCGTCGCCGCGCCGATGGCGCGGAGGTCTACCGTGGCGACCGCCGGATCGGTGGCCGAGTCGCTGTGCTCGTCGTCGAGGATGCCGAGCTGGAACGCCGTCACCACCGGGTTCGGGTGAGCCGAGTCGCCTTCCAGCTCGACGTCCACCGTGGAGCCGAGCGAGCCGCAGCTCTTCGAGGCGTTGGCCTGGCGCTTGGCGGCGGCTCGCAGGCTGGCGTGATACGGCACCTGCACGTCCTCGGCGCCGGGGGCGCCGTGCGAGAAGCGCACGTTGCCGCTGGCCTCGTTCAAGTACTGTCGAGGCGTCTGGCTCTGAATGGGCGCCGTCCCGGGGTCCGGGCCGGGTCCGCCGAGGGCGACCGGATCGAGCGCGAGCACGAGCTTCACGCTGGCGCTCTGGCCCGCGGGGATCTTCACCTGCGCTGGCTCCACCGTCACGGTCACGCCGGGCAGGGAGTGGGTGGGCTTCACCTCGGCATCGAGCACCGCTTCGGCGCTCGGGTGATGGTTGGTCAGCGTGATGCTGCGCTCGACGCTGGTCGGCACGTCGCTGACCACCGCGCCGAAGGCCACGCCGATCTCGCCGGCGGCGACGTCGGCGCCGGCCGTGATCAGCTGCGCGACGGCGCGCTCGACGGCCACGCGTCCGCTGCCGACGATCGACGTCTGATAGAGCTGCGACGTCAGGTCGAAGAGCGGCTCCGTGCTGTTCATCAGCGCGGCCTTGACCTCCATCGGCGAGTAGCCGGGGCGCGCTTGCCGCACCAAGGCTGCCGCGCCCGTCACCACCGGGGAGGCCTGGCTCGTGCCCTGCGAGCGCCGCGCCTCGTTGCCGGAGCCGACCCGAGCCGAGTCGATGGAGAAGCCGGGCGCGGCGATCTCCGGCTTCAGCCGCCCGTCGGTCGCGCTCGGGCCGCGGGAGCTGAAGTTCGCCAGGAGCTCCGCCCCGACGCCGGTGTACTTGTCGCTCGGATCGAGGCCGGCGGTGACGCTGCCTTGCGCCAGGAGTTGCTTGACGGTCTGGCCGTCGGCCATGCGGATCATCACGCCCGGGATCGGCACCGAGCCCGGATCGCCGCCGCCCATGGCGAACGGCAAGAGCTCGTCCTCGTCGTCCACGATCACGACCGCGAGCGCCCCGGCGCCGAGAGCGTTCTGGAATTTTTGCACGAACGGGCAGGTGCCGCGGTCGATGAGCGCGATCTTGCCGGCGACCTGGGCGGCGTTCGAGAAGCTCGTGCAGCCGTTCGCGGGCTGGGTCGCGACCAGCTCGCCGCTCAGCGGACCGTTGTCGTTCAAGAGCTTGCTGAAGCCGCCCTCAGCCGCGGCGTACTTCGCGGCGCCCGACGAGGTCGAGGTGATGCTGAGCGCGAAGAACTCGTTGTCCGCGCTGGCCGCCACGCTCAAGACCTCCGGGACGGAGCCCGGCGAGCCCGTGGCGAAGAAGGTCTGGCCGTCGTTGCCGGCGGCGGCGACCACCAGCGTGCCGACCTTGGTCAGGTTCGCCACCAGCTCGCCGGTGATCGGCGAGCTCAGCGCGTAGCCGGTGCCGAGGGAGCCGTTCACGACGTCCAGGCGATCGGTGAAGTTGCCATCCTGGTTCGGATCCGCCGCGCGCTCCAGCGCCGAGCCGAGCATCGTGGTCGCGCCGTCGCAGCCGAACACGCGCAGCGCGAAGAGCTTGGACTTGGGCGCGACGCCCGGCGCGATCTTGAAGGCCGTGGGGTTGAAGCTGACCTCGTAGGGCCCGAGGTAGGCAGAGCCGTTCTTGGCGACGCCGTTCCCCGCCGCGATCCCGGCCACGTGGGTGCCGTGCCCGCCGGCGACGACGGTGTTTTCGGGCTTGGTGCAGTCGAGCGGATCGGGGTCCGGTGCGGGCACGTCGTTGTTGGTGGTGGGGTTGTAGTCGTCCCCGACGAAATCCCAGCCGCCGAACACGCGCGCGGTGGGGAACGTGCCCGCCTCGATCAGCGTCGAGTTGTTGCTGGTGTAAGCGGCCGCCGTGCCGGGGCCGCCGAAGTGGGCGTGGGTGTAGTCGAGGCCCGAGTCGATGATCCCGATCGTTACCCCGTCGCCTTGCAGCGGCGTGGTCATGGCCCAGGCGGTGGGCGCGCCGACCACCGGGATGAGCGACGCGAGGGTCGGGTAGACCAGCGGCACCTCTTCCACGCGGCTCACCCCGGGGAGACGTCGGATCCGCTCCACCTGCTGCTTCGTGGCCAGGACCTGGATCACGTTGGCGAGCCGCGACATCTCCGCGATCACCACGGCGCCGTGCTGCTCGAGCTCCGGCCGGAGCGCGGCGTGTTGGGTGTCGAGCTCGCGCAGGCGTGCTTGGGCGACGTGCGCAGCTTCGTCGGAGCGGGGATCGACCCCAGCCGGGATGCGCGCCACCGCCGGCGCGCCCGTCAGCACCACGTAGTAGGCGGCGCGCGGGCCGCCCAGCGCCGCGGCCGAGCGGGTCACGGGCTCCCTCGGCGGGGCGTCGGCGCAGGCTCCGGCGGCGAGGGCGAGGGCGAGGGGGAGGGCGGTCCGGAGTCGGCGCATGGCGAGGCGGTATAAAGCAGGAATGGCCGCGAGGCGAGACGCGGCGCGTTGACGGTGCGGGTCGGCCGGGGAACCCTCCCTCGCGGCCATGGCCGAGCGCTGGATCCTGCACGCGGACATGGACGCCTTCTTCGCGTCCATCGAGCAGCGCGACCGGCCGGAGCTCCGTGGCAGACCGGTGATCGTGGGCGCCGTGAGCGCGCGGGGCGTGGTGGCAGCGGCCTCCTACGAGGCGCGCCGCTTCGGCGTGCGCTCGGCGATGCCGGGCTTTCGCGCCCGGGCCCTGTGTCCCGAGGGGGTGTTCCTGCCGAGCGACATCGAGAAGTACTCGCGGGTGAGCGCCGAGGTCCACGCGGTGTTCGGCGAGGTTACCCCCGAGATCGAGCCGGTGGCCCTGGACGAGGCGTTCCTGGAGATCACCGGCTCGGTGGGGCTCTTCGGCGGGCCCCTCGCGCTCGCTCGGCACCTCAAGCGGCGGGTGCGAGAGGCGCTGGACCTACCCATCAGCGTGGGCCTCGGTCCGACCAAGCAGGTCGCCAAGATCGCCTGCACCCTGGGCAAGCCCGACGGCCTCTTGCTGGTGCCGCGACAGGCCGTGCGCTGGATGCTCGACCCGCTGCCGGTGCGCCGCATCTGGGGCGTCGGGCCGGTGCTCGCGCAGAAGCTCGAGCGCTTCGGCATCAAGACCATCGCCGATCTCGCGCGCTTCGATCCGAAGACCCTGGAGCGCGAGCTGGGCGAGCGAGCGCACGAGCTCCAAGCGCTGGCTCGCGGCGAGGACCCGCGGGACGTGGTGAGCGATCGCGAGCCGAAGAGCTACGGCGAGGAGAGCACCTTCGAGCGCGACGTGCTCGACCGCGAGCTGGTGAGCGCGGCCCTCACCGCCCACGCGGAGGCGGTGGCGCGGCGCCTGCGCCACGATGGCTATCGCGGGCGCGTGGTCACGCTGAAGATGAAGCTCGGGACGCGCCGCGGGTCACGCGGGGCGCGCCTCGCCGGCGAGGACGCCGAGCCGATCTACCCGCTCCTGACGCGACGGAAAACCCTGGCCGAGCCCACCGACGACGGCGCCGTGATCCGCCAGGCCGCCCTCGCGCTCTGGGACCAGACCGCCCTCGAAGAGCCGGTGCGGCTGCTCGGAGTGTCGCTGTCCGGCCTCGAGCGCCGAGATCACGCGCAGCTCGACCTGTTCGCGCCCAGGCGCCCCCTGGACCGCCTGGGCCCCGCCCTCGACGCCATCGAGGAGCGCTTCGGCAAGGGTGCGATCCGGCGCGCCGTGGACGCGCCGGGCAAGCTCACGCCCGGGATGACGAAGAAGCGCGGGGAGTGATCAGAAGAGGTCCAAGAACCGGGACTGCTTGCGCTCGTCGATGCGGCGGAGCCCCGCCTCGAAGAACAGACGGCGGGCCTCCTCCAGCTCGTGCCGGGTGGGGCGGCGATTGATCTCCGGGTACTCGCTGGCGCGGTATTCGGGCCGGTACTGGCCCATCACGTTCACGTAGGTGTCCGGCGAGATCTCGCGGCACAGGAAGCGGAAGATCTCCCGGGTCTCCTCCAGCAGCCCGGGCATCACCAGGTGTCGCACCAGCACGCCGCGTCTGGCGAGGCCGCGCTCGTCGAGCTCGAGCGGGCCGACCTGCCGGTGCATCTCGCGGAGCGCGCGGCAGGCGACCTCCGGGTAGTCCTTGGCCTTCAGGTAGCGGATCGCGCTGGCCCGGGTCCAAACCTTGAAGTCGGGCATGTAGATGTCCACGACGCCGTCCATCCATCTGAGCGACTCGAGCGCGTCGTAGGCGCTGGTGTTGTAGACCAGCGGCAGCCGGAGCCCTCGGTCCACGGCGATCGGCAGCGCCTCGAGGATCTCCGGCACCACGTGCTCGGGCGTGACGAAGTTGATGTTGTGACAGCCCTGATCTTGGAGATCGAGCATCGCCGAAGCCAGCCGCTCCGGTGACAGCTCCGCGCCGCGGCCGGCCTGGGAGGTGTCGTGGTTCTGACAGAACACACACTTCAGGTTGCAGAACCCGAAGAAGATGGTGCCGGAGCCGCGCGTGCCGCGCAGGCAGTCCTCCTCGCCGTGGTGCGCGAACCAGGTGCTGACGGTGGCGTAGCGTCCGGTGGCACAAACCCGCTTCTCGTCCTTCAGGCGGTCGATGCGGCAGTTGCGCGGACAGAGCTCGCACCGGGCCAGCGCGGCCAGCGCCTCGTCCGCGCGCCGCAGGAGCTCCCCGCTCCCCAGCCGGAGGTAGGCAGCGCTCGCTTCGGACACGGCGAAGAAGGTGACGGCTTCGCTTCCGCGGCGCAAGCCGCTATGCTCCGCGCAAATGACCTTGCTCCGCTTCGCCGCGCTCGCGCTGGCCGCGACCGGCCTGTCCGCCTGCGCCACCCAGGGAGTCCTGTTCGACGGCCACGCCGAGCCCCGCATCGCCCGGGCCCAGGACTTGACCGAGCTCGAGACCCTGCCGGAGGGCTACGAGCGCGTGGGCCGCCTGGTCGCGCGCTGCACGCTGGTCGAGGGCGCGCGCCCCGACGACGGCAGCCGGTTGGTGGACGTGGACTGCACGGAGAGTCGGCTCATGACCGCGATCCGCGAGCGGGCAGCGGAGGTGGGCGGCGAGGTGCTGATTGGCCGGCGCTGCCGCTCGCGCATCTCCGGGCAGGACGAGCGCTCGACCACCCTGGACATCAGCTGCGACGCGGAGGTCGCGCGCCCGACCGGCGACTCGCTGGTGCGCCGGCCCCTGGTCTCCAGCGTCTTGGGCGAGGACGACGCGCCGCGGGCGGAGGAGGCGTGGCACATCCGCGTGCACTTCGCGGCGGCCCCGGGCGTTCCCCTCCGGCCGCCGCGCCGCGCCGATCTGGTCCGCGAGGTGCCCTACATGCCCGGCGCCAACCTGCGCCTGGGCGACATCGTCACGCGCTGCCGCCAGGGCTGCAGCAAGGACGGCGCGCGGCTCGGGCTGCTGGCCGCTGCCGGCCGCATGGGCGCCTCCGACGTGGTGGACCTGCACTGCGCCGCCAAGGGCAAGGGCTTCGTGTGCAGCGGCGTCGCGACCGCGCAGGAAGCCGATCCCGAGCTCGAGCCGAGGGCCCGCTGATGAAGCTCTCGCGCCAGCAATTCCTCCTCGGTTGCGTCGGCCTGCTCGTCGCGAGCGGCTGCGGTGGTGACGACGACGGCGGCGACGGCAGCGGGGGTGCTTCCGGTGGCGGTGGCGCGTCCGGTGGCGGTGGCGCACCGGGCGGCGGCGGCTCGCCGGGCGGCGGCGGCTCGCCGGGCGGTGGCGGCGCGGCCGGCGGCGGTGGCTCGCCGGGTGGGGGAGGCGCGCCGGGGGGCGCCGGCGGTAGCGCGGGCAGCGCGAGCGGCGGCGCGGGCGGCGGCGGCGCTGGGTGCAGCGGCGACGTCGTGGCGGCCATCTCGCAGAACCATGGTCACGCGCTCACGGTACCGATGGCGGACATCGAGGCCGGCGTCGAGAAGACGTACAGCGCCAAGGGCAGCGCCAACCACTGCCATCAGGTCACGCTCACCGCTCAGGACTTCGCGACGCTCAAGGCCGGCGGCGTGGTGACGAAGAAGAGCTGCAACGGCACCGACCACGAGTACGTGCTGAGCTGCGGCTCCGCTCCGGCGCCCGCGGTGCCGAGCTGCGCGGGGACACCGAGCCTCGGGACCTGCGCCTAGCCGATGGACCTTCTGCTCGTTCGACACGGCGAGAGCGAGGCCAACGCCGAGGGCCGCTTGCAGGGGTCGCTCGACTACCCGCTCTCGGAGCGCGGCCGCGCTCAGGCCGGGCAGCTCGCACGCTGGCTGGACAAGAACGGCGTGGGCTGGGACTTCGCGTTCTGCTCGCCGCTCCTGCGCGCCAAGCAGACGGCGGAGATCCTGTGCGCCATCGACGGGCGTCCCGCCGCCAGCATCGAGCCGGATCTGGCGGAGCTCCGGGCCGGCGCCCTCGAAGGGCTCACCCGGGAGGACATGCAGGAGAAGCACCCGGAGTGGATGAAGCGCAGCGTCACCCAGCTCGGCGACTTCTCCGAGTTCGGCGGCGAGAGCTACGACCAGGTGCAAGAGCGCGCCACGCGGCTCATCGAACGCTGGACCCGGGACTACCGGGCGGCGAACGCGCGCCTCTTGGTGGTGGCCCACGGCGGCATCAACTTCCAGCTCTTGAAGCGCTTGATCTGCCTGCCCGTACCCCGCGTCGCCATCGTGCGCATGGGCAACTGCAGCGTGACGCAGGTCAAGCTGCGGGAACGCCGCGGCACGTTCATGGGGGAGCTCGTGTTCCACCTGCCCATCGAGATGATGGGCATGGTCGAGTCGGCGGACACCGGGGCGCTGTTCCGGTAGTTGCCGTTCCCAGCCTCGGGCCCTACGCTCTCTGTCGCATGCTCGGGCGGCTCGCGATCGCGTCGTGTCTCCTGGCCCTCGGTTGCGGCGACGGAGAGTCCGCCTCGACGTCCGGGGGCACCGGCGGCGCGGGCGGGAGCGCCGGCGCTGCAACCGGCGGCAGCGCGGGCAAGGCCCCGTGCAGCGAGGACCACGGTCCCGGCGCCGTGTGCGTGATGGAGGTGAAGGGGCGCACCGTGGACGCCCAGGGCGCGCCGCTCGGGCAGATCTCCACCAGCGTGTGCGGCTTCATCTGCTGGTACGGCGAGTCGGACGCGACCGGCGCGTTCAGCGTGAGCATCGGCGAGCGCATCGTGCCGACGGAGTTCTCGACCCTGCCGCACGGTCGCCCGACGCGCACGAGCTTCTACTTCGCGCTGCCGGAGGTCACCTCGGAGAGCGTCGAGGTCGGGGACTTGCCGTTGCTCGACCTGCCGCCGAGCGGGCCGTCACTGGTGGTCTGGCACGAGAAGCAGGGCGCGCCGGCCCAGACCGTGACGAGCGGTGAGCTGACGCTCGAGATCGGCGCGGGGACTCAGGTGAAGCTCGACGTGGAGGACGTGGCCCTCGGTGACGAGGGCAAGCAGTTCCGCGCGCTCGGCATCCCGGCGGCGAAGCGCCCGGCCTTCGCCGGGGAGGCGCTCGGCCTCGGCGCGCTCTGGGCGCTGACGCCCTTCGAAGCCGCCGTCATCGACGAGCAGAGCGGCTCGCCCGCGCTCGCCCGCATCAGTGCCGACAACACGCTGGGGCTGCCCGCGGATACCGCCGTCGAGTGGCTCGCGCTCGGCAGCTACCTGTTCGCGGACTGGGTGAAGCCCGCGGCCTTCGAGGTGGTGGCCAGTGGCAAGGTGAGCACCGACGGCACGCGCATCGAGATGGACGCGGGGCAGGGGGTCCGCTACCTTACCTGGCTGGGAGTGCGGAAGAAGCCATGACGCCCAAGCTCTTGCGTCGAGTCTCCGCGGGCCTCGCGCTCGCCATGACGCTCGGGCTCGGCGCGGCGGCGTGCGGCTCCGACGACGGCGGCGGCAGCAGCGGGAGCGGCGGTACGGCGCAGTCCGGTGGCGGCAGCGGCGGCACGCAACAGTCCGGCGGGAGCGGCGGCCTCGCGAGCGGCGGCGCCGGCAGCGGCGGGCTCGCGAGCGGCGGCGCGGCGGGCAGCGGCGGCAGCATGGATGCGGGCACCGATGCGCCCGTGAACTACGGTCCGTACCCGGCCGGCCCCTACGGCAACGAGGTCGGCGACACGATCGCCAACCTGGCC contains:
- a CDS encoding alpha/beta hydrolase, producing MKVQLIHGLEGSPTGAKAKYLGRHFELRAPGMDTGDFEGAVATQAAAVQEHRPEVLVGSSFGGAVALALMQRGLWRGPTLLLAPAVGHFGVEGRIPDGVRVTLVHGTRDEICPIEWSRALARTGSPALVRLVEVDDEHRLGSLLEGDALADFVRALGAGSDRG
- a CDS encoding VWA domain-containing protein, producing MDWRVLALVGAGAAFFACGSEADEAPGSGGSGGSSGSGGLVGFGSTSGSGGGLNDTGVNDAIDPDGGCFYTSEQGTSTPLHLFIAMDKSSSMLGFKWDAAKAGLTAFVKDQASAGVYVGLKFFPRAPDATPACDQQAYSITDTPFAILPGNASAIEAALAAATPDGLSTPVYPALGGAILKGIELAQNNPGHTSAVLLVTDGVPQGPAATCQGVDPTLTSEIAKLAATGLAFNPPVSTYVIGLPGVDQAFANAVAQAGGSTSAILVSNTNVQKEFQDALAKVRGQALPCEYEIPEKVQKGEIAYNMVNVVLTPGSGSSQKLFQTQDCNAGGDWYYTSTTPKKIVLCPSTCAKVKQDYTAKIEVQLGCITRVK
- the dinB gene encoding DNA polymerase IV, giving the protein MAERWILHADMDAFFASIEQRDRPELRGRPVIVGAVSARGVVAAASYEARRFGVRSAMPGFRARALCPEGVFLPSDIEKYSRVSAEVHAVFGEVTPEIEPVALDEAFLEITGSVGLFGGPLALARHLKRRVREALDLPISVGLGPTKQVAKIACTLGKPDGLLLVPRQAVRWMLDPLPVRRIWGVGPVLAQKLERFGIKTIADLARFDPKTLERELGERAHELQALARGEDPRDVVSDREPKSYGEESTFERDVLDRELVSAALTAHAEAVARRLRHDGYRGRVVTLKMKLGTRRGSRGARLAGEDAEPIYPLLTRRKTLAEPTDDGAVIRQAALALWDQTALEEPVRLLGVSLSGLERRDHAQLDLFAPRRPLDRLGPALDAIEERFGKGAIRRAVDAPGKLTPGMTKKRGE
- a CDS encoding S8 family serine peptidase, whose protein sequence is MRRLRTALPLALALAAGACADAPPREPVTRSAAALGGPRAAYYVVLTGAPAVARIPAGVDPRSDEAAHVAQARLRELDTQHAALRPELEQHGAVVIAEMSRLANVIQVLATKQQVERIRRLPGVSRVEEVPLVYPTLASLIPVVGAPTAWAMTTPLQGDGVTIGIIDSGLDYTHAHFGGPGTAAAYTSNNSTLIEAGTFPTARVFGGWDFVGDDYNPTTNNDVPAPDPDPLDCTKPENTVVAGGHGTHVAGIAAGNGVAKNGSAYLGPYEVSFNPTAFKIAPGVAPKSKLFALRVFGCDGATTMLGSALERAADPNQDGNFTDRLDVVNGSLGTGYALSSPITGELVANLTKVGTLVVAAAGNDGQTFFATGSPGSVPEVLSVAASADNEFFALSITSTSSGAAKYAAAEGGFSKLLNDNGPLSGELVATQPANGCTSFSNAAQVAGKIALIDRGTCPFVQKFQNALGAGALAVVIVDDEDELLPFAMGGGDPGSVPIPGVMIRMADGQTVKQLLAQGSVTAGLDPSDKYTGVGAELLANFSSRGPSATDGRLKPEIAAPGFSIDSARVGSGNEARRSQGTSQASPVVTGAAALVRQARPGYSPMEVKAALMNSTEPLFDLTSQLYQTSIVGSGRVAVERAVAQLITAGADVAAGEIGVAFGAVVSDVPTSVERSITLTNHHPSAEAVLDAEVKPTHSLPGVTVTVEPAQVKIPAGQSASVKLVLALDPVALGGPGPDPGTAPIQSQTPRQYLNEASGNVRFSHGAPGAEDVQVPYHASLRAAAKRQANASKSCGSLGSTVDVELEGDSAHPNPVVTAFQLGILDDEHSDSATDPAVATVDLRAIGAATDLATAASFDDAQVFFAVAVTGQWTTPARGPLSVVNVEIDSDNDGSSDYEVRAEPRNKQFGYRDALASATYKKGSEQRLRRLPLNLVTPDVAQTHPFNNSVLVFTALLSDLGLTEDSAAFSYFAGSENPAKLLVGEETGWATFDAKKPLLDAAPHGKDGLPLFIGPGPVKVNVSPEGRAGQGPLDLLLLHHTNVQGSRFQVVSLTPGAPGNLTLAASAGEGVTAGETAEISFTVTNTGAEPAPSVKLSGSVSDASLVSASASAGSCATGEALDCDLGEIAAGASVSVSAVVRGAADKPSVVASASLEGDLGCESTTDDNSAQVTLAITDKPKAPELRAAGGCDCRAAAPSGTTPWGWLSLAVAGLWGLRRRCT
- a CDS encoding radical SAM protein, encoding MRGSAWPSNRTPWVAQADRPVAASASAAKRSKVICAEHSGLRRGSEAVTFFAVSEASAAYLRLGSGELLRRADEALAALARCELCPRNCRIDRLKDEKRVCATGRYATVSTWFAHHGEEDCLRGTRGSGTIFFGFCNLKCVFCQNHDTSQAGRGAELSPERLASAMLDLQDQGCHNINFVTPEHVVPEILEALPIAVDRGLRLPLVYNTSAYDALESLRWMDGVVDIYMPDFKVWTRASAIRYLKAKDYPEVACRALREMHRQVGPLELDERGLARRGVLVRHLVMPGLLEETREIFRFLCREISPDTYVNVMGQYRPEYRASEYPEINRRPTRHELEEARRLFFEAGLRRIDERKQSRFLDLF
- a CDS encoding histidine phosphatase family protein, with amino-acid sequence MDLLLVRHGESEANAEGRLQGSLDYPLSERGRAQAGQLARWLDKNGVGWDFAFCSPLLRAKQTAEILCAIDGRPAASIEPDLAELRAGALEGLTREDMQEKHPEWMKRSVTQLGDFSEFGGESYDQVQERATRLIERWTRDYRAANARLLVVAHGGINFQLLKRLICLPVPRVAIVRMGNCSVTQVKLRERRGTFMGELVFHLPIEMMGMVESADTGALFR